The genome window CTAAATATgctctatatacacacacacactagcaggaCTTAGTTTAGggggtgtggagaggagggcaagaggagggagaagacagaACATTGTTATAAGACGTGCAGGTTCATGACGAAGTTCCATCATTCTcatgcccctcttccttcttcACACGTACCAttcctttttcctctcctccaccctaccccaccccacccttccaccccaaccctccgctcataccccctccatctcctgcttagttgggggaggggaggatgaagggagagaggggtggaggcagtATGACTGACAGATCGGCGGATGACTGTGCAGTCCCAGGCCTCATTAAGAAGTCTGTGCTTATATCATCTGCTATTCTACCCATCCTCCACTGCACCGCGCGCAATCAAATGATAcctcaggagagggaggaaaggagagatggtgggagagatggggagagggagggaaggagaggaaaggtaagagagaggaggggagagaacaagggaggtagagagaagagggaggtagagagggaggggaggatgagagaaaagagggggagggtttaCAGTTGATCTTCCTCAATGAATGCTGGGAGGCGACCTAACGTACCATCCAGCTGCACCACAGAGACAAAGGGAAATCTCTCCCAGGCAAGGTACTTTAATAGGCTGCATGGTTCAAACCAGGAAGTAGACACACTGCAGAAGATTCACACACTTCCAACAGGCTACCAGGAACAAAACATTCTCTGTTACTGTCATTTATTATGTATGGCATAGCATTCCCAAGTTTGTTTAggatatagtatagtatagtggCATGTAGATTACTCTGTTCTAGACTTTGTGACCTTCACTCCtattctctctccattcctgacTCCGTTCATTGGGTGTATCCAGAGTCCGGCAGTAGGAAAGGTTCCATAAACGGGTGACATACTATTTGTACGTCATTTAGGATAAAAGTATTTGCTAAATAAATCAATGTAAATAGATAGAGTAGTATGGAGCAGAATGTATATGTGGTAAAGGGGCTTCTTTCACAGGGAGCCCACACATTTCAGACCCAGTGAATGGCTGTGAAAACATCTCTTAAACGAACACACCTTCTCTCTGATGAGCcccatgaccacacacacacctgcgggGGAGTGGGTTGGATCAGGTTAAAGTGTAaccaacacaacagtaaaaGAACAGTGAACATACTGTGGCATACAGAAATAGTAAATCCCAGCTGGCACGTTTTCAGCTCCAGGTTTAACATGAGACATGGTCCAAGCTAATGTCTTGGAATAACACAAACAGCCATATCACATATATTTCCTTTTAGCCATAATCAAACAATATGTTATAGTCTTGTTCTGAAGTACATggatttgtttattttgtgtacAGTAGCAGTTTAATTCCATTTGTTATCTGGTATAAAAGTCATGAAAAAACGGACAACCGTTTATGCCACATCCTGCCAGGCCCCATGGAATATACAGCCACCTCCAGGAGGCTTTCAgcaacagacaggaagtcaagaGCTTTGGGACAGGAAGTTAAGACTACTTTCAGGAAATAAAATGAGATCAAAGGGTTCTCAGGCACTGCAGTCTATGGATTGAGTCAATAACAATCTCTCTGTGGAGAGGAAGGACTTCTTTTAAGACAAATAACTTCCTGAATGTGGTTAAGACCAAGTTTTCATAGCTTACAGTTCCAGTCAAAGCAAAACATTAGTTAAAACAGTAATTATCAAAGCAAATCTACTTTcttgccatcacacacacaccccaattaTAACAGCCTGTTATATTTATCCTCACGTATTCGGATGTGTTGATAATCACACCGATATGAGTCCTGTCAATGAACTGTCATTcccacagagagggaaagaaaaatagCAAGTTTGTAGACTTGTGAGAGCAGAAAGGAGAATGGGATCCAACAGTTTTAAAGGGACAGTTCACTTTTAACTGTTAACTGGTGACGTAGTGCTTGGCCGAGGACTGCCCGTACAGCCCGTAGAAgtctgggtgtctgtgtgtctgtgaggcatCTATCCAGTCCCTCATAGACAGCCCCTGCATGGCTGAGGCTCCGGAGGACAGCTGGGGATGAGGGGGGTACTCCTGCGAGGTCACCCAGGGGAAGGAGCCTGATCTCGGGTAGGGTGGGTTGGTGCGAGGGGGCACCCCAGAGCAATAGCAGTTATCCATGGTACACATAAGGATCTTCCTGCCTGCATACTCCGGTAAAACAGCCTGCTGAGAGGGGCCCCCACTGGGGTAGTGGGAAGGGGGGAACACGGGGCCTGAGTGGTGGGGGGCCGACGGAGAGCCACTGGAGCTGGCCCCCAGAACACTGATGTGTTGGACTGAGGAGCTGGGGCCCAAGCTGGGGTTCGGAGCCTGGGAGGGGCCCTCAGAAGAAGACGAGGAGGGCCCCTGACGGCCCTGGCCACCCAGGTAGGGCTGCTTGGCACTGGGGGAAGGATCCTGGAAGTTGTGGGCCCCTCCAGAGCCCTCGGGGAAGGCTGAGGAGTGTTTGCGCTTCTCTGGCCCGGAAGAGGGGTGGGAGGTGGCTGGGTACGGCActgtctggaggaggagcgaAGGTGTACTGAACGGAACTGGGAGAAGAGTACAGGGGGAGGAGATAAAGAGGAGGATGACAAGGAgatgggaggggtgagagaagtACTGTAAGAGCAGTATGTACAGCAGGTAGTCAGTGTTAtttactcctcttcctctctctccctcgctttcttCACAActactccctccttttctcctccccttcctttttATCCCCTCAGCGTTTTAATtcttattctttttttaaatatttgaaatggcaaacaataacacaacagTGGTACTGGTATCTcaactcctctcctttcttacCTTCCAGCATCTTGTGCAGGTTCTTCTCCTTCTTGGTGACCTCTGAGAGCAGGAGCTTGGAGTTGAGATGGCCGACCTTGTGAGGTGGGAGGCCGCTGCCCAGACATGACTGGGACCTAACCGAGCACACAAGGTGGGGAATGAACAAGATGCTCCACAGTGAGCCCAAACATCTACCACTAGATCTAGAGGAACTGTCCTAGAAAGGAGGTGATGCCCGGTAGGGCAGCTCATCACTGAAAACACTGTTAcaacagacacacgtacactgGTTCCTCTCAAGTGTTATCGACACAGCGAAGCACTCACCTGTCACTCAATAGCTTCACCGGTTTGGTGTTCtggaacagacaaacagattTATCAGTTAAGTCCACAACTGTAAATTTATttagcgcgcgtgtgtgtgcgagcgagtgATACCTTCATAAAGTTGATGTCCTCGGCCCTGTCCAAGACCATCTGAACGGAGCTCAGTAGCTTGTcagcttcctgtctcctctcgcTGAGCCGCAAGGCCTGCTGGGAGTTCTCCTGTCGGTATCTGGAGTGGGCTCGGTCTAGCAGCTGCATGGTCTCACTCAGGTCCTCTTCCAGCATCAGCTGCATCCGCCGGTACTGAGACTTCACCTGCTCCTTCAgctcacacacagcatcctgcaggagagaggggatttAGAGGCTaggtttgcacacacacatacacgcacaaacaGCAGTGTAAGGTTGACCACGTACCACTGCGCTGGACTTTCCATAGATTTTTCTCACTCCATTTCTCTATTTTCAagagcaatgtgtgtgtgtgtacgtgcgtgtcctacctccacctgtgtcttgtccGACTCCAGCTTGCAGAGTTGCTCCTCAATGTCCTGAACCCgatcctctatcctctcctgttGCTTCATCAACATgtgctgaagagagagagacagagagagacagagagacagagagagagacagagagagagagagagagagagagagagtcaagagacagaaaaaaacacacaagggTTAGTCATGTCATCACAAGACTCTTGAGAACCAAACTTTACTCTGGTGCACatccaaacacacgcacacacacccaatatGAACCCAGATGCCCTGGCCAATATCCTTCCTTCTCCTTTGATAACCCTAACCTCtcctaaccctcccctctcccatcctcactccatcctaaccctccctcctgagacagactgagacacacacagaaacagagacacacacacagagagacacaagacCCTAGGCAGGCCATGCAGCAGTAAGTGAACCTTGGTCAATTTCATGAGAAAGGTACCTAGCAggcacagaggggaggaggctgctgccatggcaacaaagcacttgtgtgtatatatttatacaatATGGGAACATGTGAGAGCAGAGTGTGAGagtcaggagagagcaggaatgagaaagagagaaacagggagtgaaggggggggggggcgagggggagcgagagatggagagagaaaggggcacGGAGTTAGAGATggtgggagtgagagagggggagagaaagagagagaaaaaagggaaaaCGTCTCATTCTGTAAAACAGTAGGTCTCTCTTTGTTTGCCCTGGCCTCTCTGTCAGTGACCGATAGTCATGACTGAGTGAATAACACACCAGACTATGCTCTATGTGTGAGTCTTTGAGAAAACCTGCTTTCCGAGAGTGATGCAAAGTCATACCAAAAGAGAAGTGGCCAAAAGAGAAAACTAGGGCCAGGAACCGCAAAGTCTCCAGGGTACCAGCTAATAACCTAGGGTGCCAACTAGGGCACTGGTGTATAGTATAACCTTATTGTCTAAACCTCAACAAATAATAATCTGTTATCTTGCTCACTCAATTAATCCAGAATATGGTCAAACCAAATCCACCTTGTGGGTGGAATCATTGCATAATTGAGGGGCTGGTGCCTACAACTAATCAAGTGCCCGATGGTACAGAAGAGTGTTGTGGGAAAAGATGTGTAACTCTGCAGAGATTCTGCGAGTCTTCGTCCTGTGGCACCGCAATCTCCTCGGATGTATCCACAGGGGGTGACAACTTGAATTGGAAGACTGTCTTATTATCGTTTTATGTTAATAAATGTTTTGGCATCATGTGCTAACGTACTTTTCTGATGAATGGGTTCAATGGGCATTCAGTTACCAAGTAGGAAGCAGCATTTCAGCCACGTGCTCCCTATCTGTGTTATGGGTGCAAATCCCTTATTTGTTCACTGAACTATCCATCTTGTTGCTCCAATGACTACTTTGTAATATCCAAGTGGCACTCATGCATTGGCAATATTGTGCAGAACACAACATTCTACTAACGAGGCACAAAAAGGCATTTTCATGCACTCAAACATTGAGCATTGATTGAATGCGAATTGTCTTAGAGGGAGACAATATACAGTATGGTGGGATAAGCCAGGTCTTGATGCGTCACTGCCTGCTAACAGTGACCCATGGCTCTGGATGGGTccattttgtaaaataaaataaccaTGTGCTGAACCAAACCCATtgcacacagtaaacacaagTGTGTAACATCTCACTCTTTCGATAAATGT of Hypomesus transpacificus isolate Combined female chromosome 11, fHypTra1, whole genome shotgun sequence contains these proteins:
- the LOC124474204 gene encoding E3 ubiquitin-protein ligase TRIM8-like → MAESWKNCFEEELICPICLHVFEEPIQLQCKHNFCRGCISEAWAKDAAAVRCPECNHAYSQKPTLEKNIKLTNIVEKFNSLNVDKTPSVLHCIFCRRGPPLPAQKVCLRCKAPCCQSHVQTHLQQPSPAPGHLLVDLEEVRAWTCPQHDEYRLFHCEAEQVAVCQYCCFSRCASSHGHAVCDVEVRRNDIRHMLMKQQERIEDRVQDIEEQLCKLESDKTQVEDAVCELKEQVKSQYRRMQLMLEEDLSETMQLLDRAHSRYRQENSQQALRLSERRQEADKLLSSVQMVLDRAEDINFMKNTKPVKLLSDRSQSCLGSGLPPHKVGHLNSKLLLSEVTKKEKNLHKMLEVPFSTPSLLLQTVPYPATSHPSSGPEKRKHSSAFPEGSGGAHNFQDPSPSAKQPYLGGQGRQGPSSSSSEGPSQAPNPSLGPSSSVQHISVLGASSSGSPSAPHHSGPVFPPSHYPSGGPSQQAVLPEYAGRKILMCTMDNCYCSGVPPRTNPPYPRSGSFPWVTSQEYPPHPQLSSGASAMQGLSMRDWIDASQTHRHPDFYGLYGQSSAKHYVTS